The following are encoded together in the Populus trichocarpa isolate Nisqually-1 chromosome 5, P.trichocarpa_v4.1, whole genome shotgun sequence genome:
- the LOC18099074 gene encoding LOW QUALITY PROTEIN: FAD synthetase 2, chloroplastic (The sequence of the model RefSeq protein was modified relative to this genomic sequence to represent the inferred CDS: inserted 1 base in 1 codon; substituted 1 base at 1 genomic stop codon), translating into MPRFLLVVLGRVGSGRVVVFPLVVALAFHIIILTEGIVALGKFDALHGGHRELAIQAXKVGAPFLLSFERMVEVIGWEDRAPVVAKCDRSRVLSSWAPYCGNLVPAEVQNEFSSVRHLTPQQFVEKLYKELGAVAGENYRFGYKAAGXRLCEEQGMRAYITSSVMDKNQDHRSMNSGDLKDKGQVPSTRVRQALAIGDVNYVSELLVHQHRLISTVGDQKELAKTSSGWRISFPKSYLSNLREVKGIRINKDFLV; encoded by the exons CTAGTAGTGGCTCTCGCATTTCACATCATAATTCTTACAGAAGGAATTGTAGCACTAGGAAAGTTTGATGCTCTTCACGGTGGTCATCGAGAACTTGCAATTCAAGCATGAAAGGTTGGAGCCCCATTTCTTCTATCATTTGAACGAATGGTAGAAGTTATTGGTTGGGA GGACAGGGCGCCCGTAGTTGCCAAATGTGACCGGAGTAGAGTTCTTTCTTCTTGGGCTCCATACTGTGGCAATCTGGTTCCAGCAGAGGTCCAAAATGAATTTTCAAGTGTTCGACATCTCACCCCACAGCAATTTGTTGAGAAGCTCTACAAGGAGCTTGGAGCTGTGGCAG GGGAAAACTACAGATTTGGATATAAAGCTGCTG CGAGGCTGTGCGAAGAGCAAGGCATGCGGGCTTACATTACAAGTTCAGTAATGGACAAGAATCAAGATCACAGAAGCATGAATTCTGGTGATCTAAAAGACAAAGGACAAGTCCCATCCACCCGTGTTCGTCAGGCTTTAGCTATAGGAGATGTGAACTACGTGTCAGAACTTCTTGTTCATCAGCATCGTCTCATATCGACGGTGGGAGACCAGAAAGAACTTGCTAAAACCAGCAGTGGATGGAGAATCTCCTTTCCAAAGTCCTATCTATCGAATCTGCGAGAGGTAAAAGGGATCAGAATAAATAAAGATTTCTTGGTGTGA
- the LOC7477150 gene encoding uncharacterized protein LOC7477150 isoform X1 has protein sequence MSSLSGMLQRPVIAAAAAALASVSVDFSDKLQSFRSFDSCSTSEQSSSLLSNSVQDSNFSWVSHSSVSKLASSSFVTRIQIPVPKLNFAVLDVSQNFVPSTLGFSVASSPLLVSLYQSAELAKGPKPSAFKTTNIPTSSPDILYRWHLPEPSTIDVSGSSDCLSEKSRTVVVLLGWLGSKQKHLKKYAEWYTSRGFHVITFTFPMAEILCYQVGGKAEQDIDLLVNHLTDWLEEDRKNLVFHTFSNTGWLTYGVILEKFQKQDPSLMGRIRGCIVDSAPVAAPDPQVWASGFSAAFLKNHSIATRVHMSSKESDMEVLVGSKTHVEPKPAITESALLAILEKFFDVILNLPTVNRRLSDVLSLLSSGQPSCPQLYIYSSADRVIPAGSVESFIEEQRRAGHEVRACNFVFTPHVDHFRNDPKLYTTQLSQFLDDYVLTRCKCS, from the exons ATGAGTTCCTTGTCTGGAATGCTTCAAAGACCAGtgattgcagcagctgcagcagCTTTAGCTTctgtttctgttgatttttctgATAAACTCCaatcttttagatcatttgaTTCTTGTTCTACCTCGGAACAGTCAAGTTCTTTATTGTCTAATTCAgttcaagattcaaacttttCATGGGTTTCTCACAGTTCAGTTTCTAAGCTTGCATCTTCGTCGTTCGTAACTAGGATTCAGATTCCTGTTCCTAAATTAAACTTCGCAGTCCTGGATGTGAGCCAAAATTTTGTTCCCAGTACGTTAGGTTTTTCTGTTGCTTCCTCTCCTCTTCTTGTTAGTCTGTATCAGTCTGCGGAGTTGGCCAAAGGACCAAAACCAAGTGCATTTAAAACCACCAATATTCCTACATCCTCTCCTGATATTTTGTATAGATGGCATTTGCCCGAGCCTAGTACTATTGATGTTTCTGGGTCTTCTGATTGTTTATCAGAAAAATCCAGGACAGTGGTAGTTTTGTTAGGGTGGTTAGGATCAAAGCAGAAACATCTAAAGAAATATGCTGAGTGGTACACTTCGAGGGGATTTCATGTCATTACTTTTACTTTTCCAATGGCCGAGATTCTTTGTTACCAAGTTGGTGGGAAAGCGGAACAGGACATTGACTTGCTTGTGAACCATCTGACTGATTGGTTGGAAGAGGACAGGAAGAACCTGGTTTTCCATACTTTTAGCAATACCGGATGGTTAAC ATATGGAGTTATACTTGAGAAGTTTCAGAAACAAGATCCTTCCTTAATGGGAAGGATTAGGGGCTGCATAGTGGACTCTGCTCCTGTTGCTGCCCCAGATCCTCAG gTCTGGGCTTCAGGTTTCTCTGCAGCTTTCCTGAAAAATCATAGTATTGCAACAAGAGTGCATATGAGCTCAAAAGAATCAGATATGGAGGTACTAGTTGGCAGCAAAACACATGTGGAACCCAAGCCTGCAATAACTGAATCAGCTTTATTAGCAATTCTGGAAAAGTTCTTCGATGTGATCTTGAACCTTCCTACAGTGAACAG GAGGCTCTCGGATGTGCTAAGCTTATTATCATCAGGACAACCAAGCTGTCCACagttatatatttatagttctGCGGATAGAGTCATTCCTGCAGGGTCTGTGGAATCATTCATAGAGGAGCAGCGAAGAGCGGGGCATGAGGTCAGGGCCTGCAACTTTGTTTTCACACCTCATGTTGATCATTTCAGAAATGACCCAAAACTCTATACAACCCAGCTCAGCCAGTTTTTAGATGACTATGTGCTTACTCGTTGCAAGTGTTCTTAA
- the LOC7477150 gene encoding uncharacterized protein LOC7477150 isoform X3, with the protein MSSLSGMLQRPVIAAAAAALASVSVDFSDKLQSFRSFDSCSTSEQSSSLLSNSVQDSNFSWVSHSSVSKLASSSFVTRIQIPVPKLNFAVLDVSQNFVPSTLGFSVASSPLLVSLYQSAELAKGPKPSAFKTTNIPTSSPDILYRWHLPEPSTIDVSGSSDCLSEKSRTVVVLLGWLGSKQKHLKKYAEWYTSRGFHVITFTFPMAEILCYQVGGKAEQDIDLLVNHLTDWLEEDRKNLVFHTFSNTGWLTYGVILEKFQKQDPSLMGRIRGCIVDSAPVAAPDPQVWASGFSAAFLKNHSIATRVHMSSKESDMEVLVGSKTHVEPKPAITESALLAILEKFFDVILNLPTVNRRLSDVLSLLSSGQPSCPQLYIYSSADRVIPAGSVESFIEEQRRAGHELRFFFIQ; encoded by the exons ATGAGTTCCTTGTCTGGAATGCTTCAAAGACCAGtgattgcagcagctgcagcagCTTTAGCTTctgtttctgttgatttttctgATAAACTCCaatcttttagatcatttgaTTCTTGTTCTACCTCGGAACAGTCAAGTTCTTTATTGTCTAATTCAgttcaagattcaaacttttCATGGGTTTCTCACAGTTCAGTTTCTAAGCTTGCATCTTCGTCGTTCGTAACTAGGATTCAGATTCCTGTTCCTAAATTAAACTTCGCAGTCCTGGATGTGAGCCAAAATTTTGTTCCCAGTACGTTAGGTTTTTCTGTTGCTTCCTCTCCTCTTCTTGTTAGTCTGTATCAGTCTGCGGAGTTGGCCAAAGGACCAAAACCAAGTGCATTTAAAACCACCAATATTCCTACATCCTCTCCTGATATTTTGTATAGATGGCATTTGCCCGAGCCTAGTACTATTGATGTTTCTGGGTCTTCTGATTGTTTATCAGAAAAATCCAGGACAGTGGTAGTTTTGTTAGGGTGGTTAGGATCAAAGCAGAAACATCTAAAGAAATATGCTGAGTGGTACACTTCGAGGGGATTTCATGTCATTACTTTTACTTTTCCAATGGCCGAGATTCTTTGTTACCAAGTTGGTGGGAAAGCGGAACAGGACATTGACTTGCTTGTGAACCATCTGACTGATTGGTTGGAAGAGGACAGGAAGAACCTGGTTTTCCATACTTTTAGCAATACCGGATGGTTAAC ATATGGAGTTATACTTGAGAAGTTTCAGAAACAAGATCCTTCCTTAATGGGAAGGATTAGGGGCTGCATAGTGGACTCTGCTCCTGTTGCTGCCCCAGATCCTCAG gTCTGGGCTTCAGGTTTCTCTGCAGCTTTCCTGAAAAATCATAGTATTGCAACAAGAGTGCATATGAGCTCAAAAGAATCAGATATGGAGGTACTAGTTGGCAGCAAAACACATGTGGAACCCAAGCCTGCAATAACTGAATCAGCTTTATTAGCAATTCTGGAAAAGTTCTTCGATGTGATCTTGAACCTTCCTACAGTGAACAG GAGGCTCTCGGATGTGCTAAGCTTATTATCATCAGGACAACCAAGCTGTCCACagttatatatttatagttctGCGGATAGAGTCATTCCTGCAGGGTCTGTGGAATCATTCATAGAGGAGCAGCGAAGAGCGGGGCATGAG CTCAGATTCTTTTTCATCCAATAG
- the LOC7477150 gene encoding uncharacterized protein LOC7477150 isoform X2, with protein MSSLSGMLQRPVIAAAAAALASVSVDFSDKLQSFRSFDSCSTSEQSSSLLSNSVQDSNFSWVSHSSVSKLASSSFVTRIQIPVPKLNFAVLDVSQNFVPSTLGFSVASSPLLVSLYQSAELAKGPKPSAFKTTNIPTSSPDILYRWHLPEPSTIDVSGSSDCLSEKSRTVVVLLGWLGSKQKHLKKYAEWYTSRGFHVITFTFPMAEILCYQVGGKAEQDIDLLVNHLTDWLEEDRKNLVFHTFSNTGWLTYGVILEKFQKQDPSLMGRIRGCIVDSAPVAAPDPQVWASGFSAAFLKNHSIATRVHMSSKESDMEVLVGSKTHVEPKPAITESALLAILEKFFDVILNLPTVNRRLSDVLSLLSSGQPSCPQLYIYSSADRVIPAGSVESFIEEQRRAGHESGLKVADEEYDCA; from the exons ATGAGTTCCTTGTCTGGAATGCTTCAAAGACCAGtgattgcagcagctgcagcagCTTTAGCTTctgtttctgttgatttttctgATAAACTCCaatcttttagatcatttgaTTCTTGTTCTACCTCGGAACAGTCAAGTTCTTTATTGTCTAATTCAgttcaagattcaaacttttCATGGGTTTCTCACAGTTCAGTTTCTAAGCTTGCATCTTCGTCGTTCGTAACTAGGATTCAGATTCCTGTTCCTAAATTAAACTTCGCAGTCCTGGATGTGAGCCAAAATTTTGTTCCCAGTACGTTAGGTTTTTCTGTTGCTTCCTCTCCTCTTCTTGTTAGTCTGTATCAGTCTGCGGAGTTGGCCAAAGGACCAAAACCAAGTGCATTTAAAACCACCAATATTCCTACATCCTCTCCTGATATTTTGTATAGATGGCATTTGCCCGAGCCTAGTACTATTGATGTTTCTGGGTCTTCTGATTGTTTATCAGAAAAATCCAGGACAGTGGTAGTTTTGTTAGGGTGGTTAGGATCAAAGCAGAAACATCTAAAGAAATATGCTGAGTGGTACACTTCGAGGGGATTTCATGTCATTACTTTTACTTTTCCAATGGCCGAGATTCTTTGTTACCAAGTTGGTGGGAAAGCGGAACAGGACATTGACTTGCTTGTGAACCATCTGACTGATTGGTTGGAAGAGGACAGGAAGAACCTGGTTTTCCATACTTTTAGCAATACCGGATGGTTAAC ATATGGAGTTATACTTGAGAAGTTTCAGAAACAAGATCCTTCCTTAATGGGAAGGATTAGGGGCTGCATAGTGGACTCTGCTCCTGTTGCTGCCCCAGATCCTCAG gTCTGGGCTTCAGGTTTCTCTGCAGCTTTCCTGAAAAATCATAGTATTGCAACAAGAGTGCATATGAGCTCAAAAGAATCAGATATGGAGGTACTAGTTGGCAGCAAAACACATGTGGAACCCAAGCCTGCAATAACTGAATCAGCTTTATTAGCAATTCTGGAAAAGTTCTTCGATGTGATCTTGAACCTTCCTACAGTGAACAG GAGGCTCTCGGATGTGCTAAGCTTATTATCATCAGGACAACCAAGCTGTCCACagttatatatttatagttctGCGGATAGAGTCATTCCTGCAGGGTCTGTGGAATCATTCATAGAGGAGCAGCGAAGAGCGGGGCATGAG TCTGGTCTGAAGGTAGCAGATGAGGAATATGACTGcgcttaa
- the LOC7477151 gene encoding senescence-specific cysteine protease SAG39: MQRDQCACLLSNSFTTIVAATTAKSIMKFTKQSQFICLALLFVLGAWPSKSVARTLQDVSMYERHEQWMAQYGRVYKDDAEKETRYNIFKENVARIDAFNSQTGKSYNLGVNQFADLTNEEFKASRNRFKGHMCSPQAGPFRYENVSAVPATMDWRKKGAVTPVKDQGQCGCCWAFSAVAAMEGINQLTTGKLISLSEQEVVDCDTKGEDQGCNGGLMDDAFKFIEQNKGLTTEANYPYTGTDGTCNTQKEVSHAAKITGFQDVPANSEAALMKAVAKQPVSVAIDAGGFEFQFYSSGIFTGSCGTELDHGVTAVGYGGSDGTKYWLVKNSWGAQWGEEGYIRMQKDISAKEGLCGIAMQASYPTA, encoded by the exons ATGCAAAGAGATCAGTGTGCTTGCCTGCTTTCTAATTCCTTCACTACTATAGTAGCTGCTACCACTGCCAAGTCTATCATGAAGTTCACAAAACAATCCCAATTCATTTGTCTGGCCTTGCTCTTCGTGTTGGGAGCTTGGCCTTCCAAATCTGTCGCTCGTACCCTCCAGGATGTGTCCATGTACGAGAGGCACGAGCAATGGATGGCTCAGTATGGACGTGTATACAAGGATGACGCTGAGAAGGAGACGCGTTACAACATATTCAAGGAAAATGTTGCACGCATAGATGCATTTAACAGCCAAACCGGCAAATCTTACAACCTCGGTGTCAATCAATTTGCAGATCTTACAAATGAAGAATTCAAAGCTTCACGTAATAGATTCAAGGGCCATATGTGCTCTCCACAAGCAGGTCCTTTCAGATATGAAAACGTTTCTGCAGTGCCAGCTACCATGGACTGGAGAAAGAAAGGAGCCGTGACCCCCGTCAAGGACCAAGGACAGTGTG GTTGTTGTTGGGCATTTTCGGCAGTGGCGGCAATGGAAGGAATCAATCAGCTCACAACTGGTAAATTGATCTCCCTTTCAGAGCAAGAGGTTGTTGACTGTGACACCAAGGGTGAGGATCAAGGCTGCAATGGTGGTTTGATGGATGATGCCTTCAAATTCATTGAACAAAACAAGGGCCTAACTACTGAGGCTAACTACCCATATACGGGAACTGATGGCACTTGCAACACTCAAAAAGAAGTCAGCCATGCCGCAAAGATAACCGGTTTCCAAGATGTGCCAGCAAACAGCGAAGCTGCACTGATGAAGGCTGTTGCTAAGCAACCAGTTTCTGTCGCCATTGATGCTGGTGGATTTGAGTTCCAATTCTACTCCAGTGGCATCTTTACAGGAAGTTGTGGCACTGAACTAGACCATGGTGTTACTGCTGTCGGTTATGGAGGCAGCGATGGAACAAAGTACTGGCTAGTGAAGAACTCATGGGGCGCACAATGGGGTGAAGAAGGATACATCCGAATGCAGAAAGATATATCTGCAAAGGAAGGACTTTGTGGCATAGCAATGCAAGCCTCATATCCCACTGCTTAA
- the LOC7486359 gene encoding myosin-1 gives MLQKKSQVLPSFQSIKSLPVDFRFVGSPTSEQSENANLVNSNTACLSVPEKNDLENGLVEGAEDSVGNDVNEDSPYSQAAILVEQRPSVGDEDLDTVPTPLPLVSTFHRERRWADTSSYAAKKKLQSWFQLSNGDWELGKILSTSGTESVISPPDGKVLKVKTESLVPANPDILDGVDDLMQLSYLNEPSVLYNLQYRYNRDMIYTKAGPVLVAINPFKEVPLYGNNYIEAYKNKSMESPHVYAITDTAIREMIRDEVNQSIIISGESGAGKTETAKIAMQYLAALGGGSGIEYEILKTNPILEAFGNAKTLRNDNSSRFGKLIEIHFSETGKISGAKIQTFLLEKSRVVQCMEGERSYHIFYQLCAGASPKLREKISLKIASEYKYLRQSNCYTITGVDDAERFRGVMEALDIVHVSKEDQESVFAMLAAVLWLGNVSFSIVDNENHVEPLADEGLTTVAKLIGCNVGELKLALSTRKMRVGNDTIVQKLSLSQAIDTRDALAKSIYSCLFDWLVEQVNKSLAVGKRRTGRSISILDIYGFESFERNSFEQFCINYANERLQQHFNRHLFKLEQEEYIQDGIDWTKVDFDDNQDCLNLFEKKPLGLLSLLDEESTFPNGTDLTFANKLKQHLNSNSCFRGERGKAFSVSHYAGEVTYDTTGFLEKNRDLLHLDSIQLLSSCSCHLPQIFASNMLTQSEKPVVGPLYKAGGADSQKLSVATKFKGQLFQLMQRLENTTPHFIRCIKPNNSQSPGSYEQGLVLQQLRCCGVLEVVRISRSGFPTRMSHQKFARRYGFLLLESVAYSQDPLSISVAILHQFDILPEMYQVGYTKLFFRTGQIGVLEDTRNHTLHGILRVQSCFRGHQARAYLRELKRGICVLQSFVRGEKIRKEYAVSQQRHRAAVVIQRHIKSTICGKKYKDMHQASIMIQSVIRGWLVRRFSGDVGLLKSGATKGNESDEVLVKASFLAELQRRVLKAEAALREKEEENDVLHQRLQQYENRWSEYELKMKSMEEVWQKQMRSLQSSLSIAKKSLAIDDSERNSDASVNASDEREFSWDTGSNHRGQESNSARPMSAGLSVISRMAEEFEQRSQVFGDDAKFLVEVKSGQVEASLNPDRELRRLKQMFEAWKKDYGSRLRETKVILNKLGTEEGALDRVKRKWWGRRNSTRYT, from the exons ATGTTGCAGAAAAAATCTCAGGTCTTGCCTTCTTTCCAGTCGATCAAATCGTTGCCAGTTGATTTTAGGTTTGTTGGTTCGCCGACATCAGAACAATCAGAAAACGCAAATTTGGTAAATAGCAATACAGCCTGTTTGAGTGTTCCTGAAAAAAATGATCTAGAGAATGGTCTTGTCGAGGGAGCTGAGGATAGTGTTGGCAATGATGTCAATGAGGATTCACCTTACAGTCAAGCTGCCATCTTGGTTGAACAAAGACCTTCTGTGGGTGATGAAGATTTGGATACTGTGCCCACACCTTTGCCCTTGGTATCAACATTTCACAGGGAGCGCAGGTGGGCTGACACCAGTTCCTATGCTGCAAAAAAG AAACTTCAATCTtggtttcaactttcaaatgGGGATTGGGAGCTGGGGAAGATTTTATCAACTTCAGGGACCGAGTCTGTCATTTCCCCTCCAGATGGAAAA GTTTTAAAGGTGAAAACTGAGAGTCTTGTTCCAGCAAATCCTGATATCCTTGATGGTGTAGATGATCTCATGCAACTTAGTTACTTAAATGAGCCATCAGTGCTGTACAATCTTCAGTATAGATACAACCGTGATATGATTTAT ACAAAAGCAGGGCCAGTTTTGGTTGCCATCAATCCTTTCAAGGAAGTTCCTTTATATGGAAATAATTACATTGAAGCATATAAGAATAAATCTATGGAGAGCCCACATGTGTATGCCATTACAGACACGGCCATCCGGGAAATGATACGAG ATGAAGTAAATCAATCTATCATTATAAG TGGTGAAAGTGGAGCAGGAAAAACAGAGACAGCGAAGATAGCTATGCAATATCTGGCTGCTCTTGGTGGTGGTAGTGGGATAGAATATGAAATATTGAAAACGAATCCTATTCTAGAAGCTTTTGGTAATGCAAAGACATTGAGGAATGACAACTCAAGTCGCTTT GGAAAGTTGATTGAAATCCACTTTAGTGAAACTGGAAAAATATCAGGTGCCAAAATTCAAACAT TTTTACTTGAAAAG TCCAGAGTCGTCCAATGCATGGAGGGTGAGAGGtcatatcatatattttatcaGCTTTGTGCCGGGGCTTCACCTAAACTTAGAG AGAAAATAAGCTTGAAGATTGCAagtgaatataaatatttgagacaGAGCAATTGCTACACAATTACTGGTGTCGATGACGCTGAACGCTTCCGTGGTGTTATG GAAGCTCTGGATATTGTTCATGTCAGTAAGGAAGACCAAGAGAGTGTATTTGCAATGCTTGCTGCAGTACTGTGGTTAGGAAATGTCTCGTTTTCCATTGTTGATAATGAAAATCATGTTGAACCTTTGGCAGATGAAG GTCTAACCACTGTTGCAAAATTGATTGGCTGTAATGTTGGGGAGCTTAAGCTGGCTTTATCTACTCGCAAAATGAGAGTCGGAAATGATACAATTGTCCAAAAGCTATCCTTATCACAG GCAATAGATACAAGAGATGCTCTGGCCAAGTCAATTTATTCTTGCTTGTTTGATTGGCTTGTTGAACAAGTCAACAAATCACTTGCAGTTGGTAAAAGGAGAACTGGCAGATCCATCAGCATTCTTGACATTTATGGATTTGAATCATTTGAA AGGAATAGTTTTGAGCAATTCTGCATAAATTATGCAAATGAGAGATTGCAGCAACACTTCAATCGTCATTTATTCAAGTTGGAGCAGGAG GAATACATACAAGATGGCATTGACTGGACCAAggttgattttgatgataaccaGGACTGTCTCAATCTTTTTGAAAAG AAACCTTTGGGGTTATTATCTTTGCTGGATGAGGAGTCCACCTTTCCAAATGGCACAGATTTGACATTTGCCAACAAGCTTAAACAGCATTTAAACTCTAATTCTTGTTTCAGAGGAGAGCGAGGCAAAGCCTTCAGTGTCAGCCATTATGCGGGCGAG GTGACTTATGATACAACTGGATTTCTGGAGAAGAATAGAGACTTATTACACTTGGACTCTATCCAGCTTCTCTCTTCATGTTCATGCCATCTCCCTCAGATATTTGCTTCCAATATGCTTACACAATCTGAGAAACCTGTAGTCGGTCCTTTATATAAAGCAGGTGGAGCAGATTCACAAAAGCTAAGTGTTGCAACAAAATTTAAG GGCCAACTGTTCCAATTGATGCAACGTCTAGAGAACACAACACCACATTTCATACGTTGTATAAAGCCTAACAACTCGCAATCTCCTGGATCGTATGAGCAAGGACTTGTATTGCAGCAACTGAGATGTTGTGGAGTTCTTGAAGTAGTTCGTATATCAAGGTCTGGATTTCCTACCAGAATGTCACACCAGAAGTTTGCCAGAAG ATATGGTTTTCTTCTGCTGGAAAGTGTTGCTTATTCTCAAGATCCACTGAGTATTTCGGTTGCAATTCTTCATCAGTTCGATATCTTGCCAGAGATGTATCAAGTTGGCtacacaaaattatttttccgaACAGGACAG ATTGGTGTGCTTGAGGATACAAGAAACCACACGCTACATGGTATTTTACGTGTTCAAAGCTGTTTCAGGGGGCACCAAGCTCGTGCTTACCTCAGGGAGCTCAAAAGAGGAATTTGTGTTCTACAGTCAT TTGTTCGTGGAGAGAAAATCAGAAAGGAATATGCAGTCTCACAACAAAGACATAGAGCAGCCGTTGTTATACAAAGACATATCAAAAGCACAATCTGCGggaaaaaatacaaagacaTGCATCAAGCATCAATCATGATACAATCAG TTATTCGTGGATGGTTGGTGAGAAGATTTTCGGGTGATGTAGGATTATTGAAATCTGGTGCAACCAAG GGCAATGAGTCAGATGAGGTGCTCGTGAAGGCATCATTTCTTGCTGAATTACAGCGACGTGTTCTCAAAGCTGAAGCTGCTCttagagagaaagaggaggagAATGACGTCCTTCACCAACGGCTCCAACAGTATGAGAACCGTTGGTCAGAATATGAGTTGAAAATGAAGTCCATGGAAGAAGTGTGGCAGAAACAGATGAGATCCCTACAATCCAGTCTCTCCATTGCAAAGAAGAGCCTAGCCATTGATGATTCTGAGAGAAATTCTGATGCATCTGTCAATGCAAGTGATGAGAGAGAGTTTAGCTGGGATACAGGAAGCAACCATAGGGGTCAAGAAAGTAACAGTGCTAGACCGATGAGTGCAGGCTTGAGTGTTATAAGCCGTATGGCTGAAGAATTTGAGCAGAGGAGTCAAGTGTTTGGTGATGATGCCAAGTTCTTGGTAGAGGTAAAATCAGGTCAGGTTGAAGCAAGTTTGAACCCTGACCGAGAGCTCAGAAGGTTGAAGCAGATGTTTGAAGCTTGGAAGAAGGATTATGGATCGAGACTACGGGAAACAAAGGTGATTTTGAATAAGCTCGGAACTGAAGAAGGTGCCCTTGACAGGGTGAAAAGGAAGTGGTGGGGAAGGAGGAACAGCACGAGATATACTTAG